Genomic segment of Planctomycetaceae bacterium:
TGTATAGCGAGACTCGCAGACTTCTCCCACAGGTTCTGGAAGACATTGACTGCCTGGTTATTGATTTGCAGGACGTTGGTACGCGAGTTTACACCTACATCTGGACGTTAATGTATTGCCTTCAGGATTGCGCGAAGGCGGGGAAATCTGTGGTCATCTTCGATCGACCGAATCCAGTCACAGGCCTCTATTGCGAAGGTCCTTTGCTGGACCCGGCCTTTCGCAGCTTCGTAGGTGAGGCCGCAATCCCGATGCGTCACGGACTGACGATTGCAGAAATGGCCGATTTTCTGAATCGGACTCAGGCCATCGGTGCCGACATTTCTGTCGTGCCGATGACGGGCTGGAAGCGATCGATGTGGTTTGACGACACCGATCGTCACTGGATCCCGCCTTCACCCAATATGCCCACAATTCAAACGGCGACTGTCTATCCGGGTCAGGTGCTGCTGGAAGGAACAAATCTTTCAGAAGGAAGAGGCACGACTTTTCCGTTTGAGGTGGTCGGGGCACCGTACGTCAACGCCGAAAAGCTCGCTCATGACATGAATGCTCTGGCGCTGGAAGGTGTCCGATTTCTTCCCACGTACTTTACCCCTGCGTTTGATAAATGGCGTGACTGTAGTTGTGCTGGTGTTTCCATTCATGTCACAGATCGAAATGTCTTTCAAAGCTACGCCATGACGGTCCACCTGATCGCGACCTGTGCCGGGCTCTGGCCATCTGATTTCAGGTTCAATGACCCACCCTACGAATATGAGACAGTCAAACCGCCGATCGACATCATCAGCGGCAGTGATGAACTTCGCAACGCAATCTCAGAAGGACATATGGAGCTGGATGCCGTGATCGGACACTATAATTGTCCTGCCGCCCCAAACTGGCATCCGGTACTGGAAGAAGTCTTAATTTATGATGTGCACTGAATAAGCCCGAGCGCAAGAAGAAAGCCCGGGGGGTGGCCCCGGGCTGACGATTGTTTCAGGGAAGTGAAATTTTCAGTCCCAGCTCAAAGAACCAGCGCTTTGATACTCAGTAACGCGAGTCTCAAAGAAGTTTTTCTCTTTTGACAGGTCGATGGTTTCGCTCATCCATGGGAATGGATTTGATGAGCCATACTGAACCGGAAGGCCGATTCGTTCCAGTCTTCGGTCGGCGACATGCTGTACATAGTCCCGGAACAGTTCGGCGTTGAGTCCAAGGACACCACGTGGAAGACAGCCCTGGGCATATTCAATTTCCAGTTCCACTGCCTGACGAATTCGATTGATCATTTCCTGCTGGAACGCTGGTGTCCACAGATCAGGATTCTCTGCCTTGATTCCATTGATCAGGTCCACGCCGAAATTCAGGTGGATCGTTTCGTCACGGAGAATGTACTGGAACTGCTCACCGACACCCTTCATCAGATTGCGTCGATGGAAGGACAACATCATCACGAATCCGCTGTAGAAGAAGATTCCTTCCATGATGACATAGTAGCCAATCAGATTCTTCAGGAACGCCTGACGACCTTCAGGCGAATCCGTTGAGAAATCCGGATCCAGAACTTCCGCCGTCAGTTCCATTTCGAAAGCATCCTTCTTTGCGATGGTCGGATTCTCTCGATACATATTGAAGATCTCGCCTTCATTCAGACCGAGACTTTCAACGATGTAAAGAAACGTATGCGTGTGAACGGCTTCTTCAAACGCCTGTCGAAGAAGATACTGACGGCACTCTGCGTTCGTCACGAATTTGAAAATGGCAAGAACGAGGTTGTTGCCTACCAGCGATTCAGCCGTTGAGAAAAATCCCAGGTTGCGCATGATCACAAGACGTTCGTCGTCTGTCAGCCGGTCCGACTTCCAGACTTCAACGTCCTGGTTCATCGGAACTTCGGTCGGCATCCAGTGATTCGCACAACCATTCAGATAATGTTCCCATGCCCAGCCATACTTAATGGGCATCAATTGATTGACGTCCACCTTTGCACAATTAATGAGACGTTTTTCAGTCGCCTTGACACGACCATCAACGCCAATCAGCAGCTCTTCAGCATCGGGAATAACTGTGGACATAACAGATACCTCATTCCATGAGTAAGATTGGGGGGGATTTCATTGCTCGCAACAATCGCACAATCAATTGCGCTGAGGCGCGCAACTCCGCACGATCTTATTGTCCCGCCGAAGTGGCACCCGTTTAACCGGGTGCCGCAAACAACGGCCGGATTCTCAGATTACTGACACGCTTCGCAGTCCGGATTATCCAGACTACATGCCTGCACATTTGTCATATCAGTCGCAGGCACGGCATGAGGGGCAGCGAGGCCGCCTTCCGGACCATCGGGACGAGCCCGATCGTCTTCGCGTGACATCTGAATATCGCTGGATGCACTCTTGTTCTTCATCCAGCGAGGCTGAACACCAAACTTATTGACGTCGACTGTTGACTTTTCAACCTGAGTCGCTGCCAGCGTACGCAGGTAGTAAGTGGTCTTCAGACCTTTTCGCCAGGCAAGAAGGTACATGTCGTGCAACTTGCGCCCGCTGGCTTCCTTCATGTAGAGGTTCAGTGATTGTCCCATGTCAATCCACTTTTGCCGCCGAGCCGCACATTCAATCAGCCACTTCGGCTCCACCTCAAATGCGGTCAGATACCGAGCTTTGATATCCGGTGGAACTCGTTCAATCTCCGTCAGAATGCCGTCATAGTACTTGAGTGACTCAAGCATGTCTGCATCCCACAACCCGCGAGATTTCAGTTCATTCACCAGGGAAGTATTGAGGTGCGTGAACTCGCCGGAGAGATTGCTCTTCACGTACAGATGTTTGTACATCGGCTCAATCGACTGTGACACGCCGATTATCGTCGAAATGGTGGCGGTCGGTGCAATCGCCATGCAATTGCTATTGCGAACACCATTGCGGGCGACTGCCTCGCGTACCGGCGTCCAGTCCATGCGGGAAGCTCGATCGACATCGATCCCGATTCCCCGTTGTTTTTCCAGCATTTCCATGGTGTCGATTGGCAACAG
This window contains:
- a CDS encoding DUF1343 domain-containing protein encodes the protein MCFAIQTAVDDLNRPDICHLLSRPFALLVNRASIDQRVHRSSDLIHARFPGFLKWLVTPQHGMFGQQQANMVETDHGVDLVNNLPILSLYSETRRLLPQVLEDIDCLVIDLQDVGTRVYTYIWTLMYCLQDCAKAGKSVVIFDRPNPVTGLYCEGPLLDPAFRSFVGEAAIPMRHGLTIAEMADFLNRTQAIGADISVVPMTGWKRSMWFDDTDRHWIPPSPNMPTIQTATVYPGQVLLEGTNLSEGRGTTFPFEVVGAPYVNAEKLAHDMNALALEGVRFLPTYFTPAFDKWRDCSCAGVSIHVTDRNVFQSYAMTVHLIATCAGLWPSDFRFNDPPYEYETVKPPIDIISGSDELRNAISEGHMELDAVIGHYNCPAAPNWHPVLEEVLIYDVH
- a CDS encoding ribonucleotide-diphosphate reductase subunit beta, producing the protein MSTVIPDAEELLIGVDGRVKATEKRLINCAKVDVNQLMPIKYGWAWEHYLNGCANHWMPTEVPMNQDVEVWKSDRLTDDERLVIMRNLGFFSTAESLVGNNLVLAIFKFVTNAECRQYLLRQAFEEAVHTHTFLYIVESLGLNEGEIFNMYRENPTIAKKDAFEMELTAEVLDPDFSTDSPEGRQAFLKNLIGYYVIMEGIFFYSGFVMMLSFHRRNLMKGVGEQFQYILRDETIHLNFGVDLINGIKAENPDLWTPAFQQEMINRIRQAVELEIEYAQGCLPRGVLGLNAELFRDYVQHVADRRLERIGLPVQYGSSNPFPWMSETIDLSKEKNFFETRVTEYQSAGSLSWD